One Hypomesus transpacificus isolate Combined female chromosome 21, fHypTra1, whole genome shotgun sequence genomic region harbors:
- the atad5b gene encoding ATPase family AAA domain-containing protein 5b isoform X2, with product MFVSIFTKKEHLESEGTQTGFDKQHQQTKSNVVGLSIKQGFELEVTESNSAYQTMSTTHSVWREEFSGPVQNRCLVEIQESNPVFPVKRIFAALQKKYKEHSKVLKYPAALSNPPSMLNPALAKRKLHQNERGDSEKLPKRWRYDLEEMAKKEALTLVSGSPSESASRSSAVFPARGQPGKCRLSRTHRLRQLEESLCLGPSDEPKPDQAHQPDSDGATLSCHRREDKHIEDMLWTDKYCPQNSSEVIGNSSSVKKLHSWLRRWKLRADCEERRRDLEKRQEDNSNDSWDCGDFQGDACVEEEGEELSTTMLITGPSGVGKTASVYACALELGFKVFEVNASCQRNGRHVLTQLKEATQSHLVDIQGQALLKPTYLRNSSSTKPDTLSGTETSSRRLVSSSRKFPKRNSCSARHKGKGKQAAITLANFFKMKSKAEGIAVDGLSSKNTDIQTSSNYPSPDNEQPATGGQHKMTTTSLILFEEVDIIFDDDVGFLSAIKTFMSTTKRPVILTTDDPSFRAIFNANFEAVLFKTPSTVNACSYLRLLCLAENIRTEPGDITSLLEVTRGDIRRSVLQVQLWGSSREKRSPQTEAPETSKVPVTVDPKSKDRRPLCRLPHCELRCTPSMLGLLNADLGQELANFQKSLMDTEVIKLMEVLKESWRRGVPLLYSNLELLSRSPARTQPASLSIPEEVAQTGPQNHPRPVDIHPQTPELSCTAPTRTSRLSRRKRARVSDPGSIHSVSPQRTSLSLNIHSRTSGTNDKPTTLNQARRLESQSLDALADFMDLMSHLDSTLPTPDLHTAGPCRSGEFIWTGARVKDGLLDEMREEEHGSCSLERVFEIQAALEALAFHTCHTVVSGVMGTGQDLGEGCKDGVTEEVTSPVASHRQIFSFTHTSILEPSVSQRRYDINKTVFTSRAFSTMGNKQAIAVDYLPILRTICQSQRSQEQAGGWFQHYFSRIQLGLSKSTIQLLAEDFPY from the exons ATGTTTGTATCAATTTTTACTAAGAAAGAGCACTTGGAGAGTGAAGGGACTCAAACTGGTTTTGACAAACAGCATCAACAAACTAAATCTAATGTGGTAGGCCTGTCTATCAAGCAGGGTTTCGAATTAGAAGTCACAGAGTCGAATTCAGCTTATCAGACAATGTCAACTACCCACTCTGTTTGGAGAGAGGAATTTTCTGGACCGGTCCAAAATAGATGCCTTGTAGAAATACAAGAGTCAAACCCTGTGTTCCCAGTCAAAAGAATCTTTGCCGCACTACAGAAGAAATACAAGGAACACAGTAAAGTGTTAAAATATCCTG CAGCTTTGAGCAACCCTCCATCCATGCTAAACCCAGCGCTAGCCAAACGGAAACTTCATCAAAACGAGAGAGGAGACTCGGAGAAGCTTCCCAAGCGCTGGAGGTATGACTTGGAGGAGATGGCGAAGAAGGAGGCCCTTACCCTGGTCAGTGGTTCCCCTTCCGAATCTGCCAGTAGGAGCTCCGCGGTGTTTCCAGCAAGGGGCCAGCCCGGGAAGTGCAGGCTGAGCCGGACCCACAGGCTGAGGCAGCTGGAGGAGAGCCTTTGCCTGGGTCCGAGTGATGAACCAAAGCCTGACCAGGCACATCAACCAGACTCTGATGGGGCAACTCTAAGCTGCCACAGGAGAG AAGATAAACACATTGAAGATATGCTTTGGACGGACAAGTACTGCCCTCAGAACTCAAGCGAGGTCATCGGCAACTCCTCATCGGTGAAGAAGCTCCACAG TTGGCTAAGGAGGTGGAAACTGCGAGCGGAttgtgaagagaggagaagggacctggagaagagacaggaagacaacAGCAATG ACTCATGGGACTGCGGAGACTTCCAGGGAGATGCCTgtgtggaagaggagggagaagagctgTCCACCACCATGCTCATCACAGGTCCCTCCGGGGTGGGGAAGACGGCCTCTGTGTACGCCTGTGCCCTGGAGCTGGGCTTTAAG GTGTTCGAGGTGAACGCTTCCTGCCAGCGCAACGGTCGCCATGTGCTGACTCAGCTGAAAGAGGCCACCCAGTCCCACCTGGTGGACATTCAGGGACAAGCCCTCCTCAAACCTACTTACCTCAGGAACAGCAGCTCCACCAAACCTGACACCTTGTCTG GGACAGAAACCTCCTCAAGAAGGCTTGTCTCATCATCCAGGAAGTTTCCAAAACGGAACTCTTGCAGTGCAAGGCATAAAGGAAAGGGCAAGCAAGCTGCCATCACACTGGCCAACTTCTTCAAGATGAAGAGCAAAGCAGAGGGTATCGCTGTAGACGGTCTGTCATCTAAAAACACAGATATCCAGACTTCCTCTAACTACCCGTCACCAGACAATGAACAACCAGCAACCGGGGGACAGCATAAAATGACGACCACATCCCTTATTCTGTTTGAAGAG GTCGATATCATATTTGATGACGACGTGGGATTCCTCTCGGCGATCAAGACTTTTATGTCAACAACCAAAAGACCTGTGATCCTGACGACAGACG ATCCTTCATTCCGTGCAATATTCAACGCCAACTTCGAAGCGGTTCTTTTCAAAACGCCCTCAACG GTGAACGCGTGCAGCTACCTGCGGCTATTGTGTCTGGCCGAGAACATCAGGACGGAGCCTGGTGACATCACTTCCCTTCTTGAGGTGACCCGTGGTGACATCAGACGTAGCGTGTTGCAGGTGCAGTTGTGGGGCAGCAGTAGAGAGAAGCGGAGCCCTCAGACGGAAGCTCCGGAAACTTCCAAGGTTCCTGTAACGGTGGACCCCAAGTCTAAAGACCGCAGGCCTCTATGCCGTCTTCCTCATTGTGAGCTGAGATGTACTCCAAGCATGTTGGGTCTTCTTAATGCTGATCTCGGACAAGAGCTGGCGAACTTTCAGAAATCCTTGATGGATACGGAAGTTATAAAGCTCATGGAGGTGCTTAAAGAGAGTTGGAGGAGAGGCGTTCCTCTGCTGTACTCAAACCTGGAGCTCCTCTCACGCTCACCAGCTCGAACCCAACCTGCTTCACTCTCCATCCCAGAGGAAGTGGCTCAAACTGGGCCGCAGAATCATCCCAGACCGGTCGACATCCACCCCCAGACTCCAGAGCTAAGCTGCACCGCCCCCACCAGGACTTCTAGACTGAGTAGAAGGAAACGCGCCCGGGTTTCCGACCCCGGGTCCATTCACAGCGTTTCACCACAAAGAACCTCGCTGTCGTTGAACATTCATTCAAGGACCTCTGGCACTAATGACAAGCCTACGACTTTAAACCAGGCACGGAGGCTTGAATCCCAGAGTTTAGATGCCCTAGCTGACTTCATGGACCTTATGTCCCACCTGGATTCTACCCTTCCCACCCCAGACCTTCACACAGCCGGCCCATGTAGATCAGGAGAGTTCATCTGGACAGGGGCCCGGGTGAAAGACGGACTGCTGGATGAGATGCGAGAGGAGGAgcatgggagttgtagtttgGAGAGGGTGTTTGAGATCCAGGCTGCTCTTGAAGCGTTGGCCTTTCACACGTGCCACACTGTGGTGTCAGGGGTTATGGGGACAGGGCAGGAtttgggggaggggtgtaaggATGGGGTCACAGAGGAAGTCACTTCTCCAGTCGCTTCACACAgacagattttcagcttcacTCACACTTCAATTTTGGAACCAAG TGTGAGCCAAAGAAGATACGACATCAACAAGACGGTCTTCACAAGCAGAGCCTTTTCTACCATGGGCAACAAGCAGGCTATTGCAGTGGACTACCTGCCTATCCTGCGCACCATCTGTCAGTCACAAAGATCCCAGGAGCAGGCCGGTGGCTG GTTTCAGCATTACTTCAGCCGTATTCAACTTGGACTCTCAAAATCAACCATCCAGCTCCTTGCCGAAGACTTTCCTTATTGA
- the atad5b gene encoding ATPase family AAA domain-containing protein 5b isoform X1 gives MFVSIFTKKEHLESEGTQTGFDKQHQQTKSNVVGLSIKQGFELEVTESNSAYQTMSTTHSVWREEFSGPVQNRCLVEIQESNPVFPVKRIFAALQKKYKEHSKVLKYPAAALSNPPSMLNPALAKRKLHQNERGDSEKLPKRWRYDLEEMAKKEALTLVSGSPSESASRSSAVFPARGQPGKCRLSRTHRLRQLEESLCLGPSDEPKPDQAHQPDSDGATLSCHRREDKHIEDMLWTDKYCPQNSSEVIGNSSSVKKLHSWLRRWKLRADCEERRRDLEKRQEDNSNDSWDCGDFQGDACVEEEGEELSTTMLITGPSGVGKTASVYACALELGFKVFEVNASCQRNGRHVLTQLKEATQSHLVDIQGQALLKPTYLRNSSSTKPDTLSGTETSSRRLVSSSRKFPKRNSCSARHKGKGKQAAITLANFFKMKSKAEGIAVDGLSSKNTDIQTSSNYPSPDNEQPATGGQHKMTTTSLILFEEVDIIFDDDVGFLSAIKTFMSTTKRPVILTTDDPSFRAIFNANFEAVLFKTPSTVNACSYLRLLCLAENIRTEPGDITSLLEVTRGDIRRSVLQVQLWGSSREKRSPQTEAPETSKVPVTVDPKSKDRRPLCRLPHCELRCTPSMLGLLNADLGQELANFQKSLMDTEVIKLMEVLKESWRRGVPLLYSNLELLSRSPARTQPASLSIPEEVAQTGPQNHPRPVDIHPQTPELSCTAPTRTSRLSRRKRARVSDPGSIHSVSPQRTSLSLNIHSRTSGTNDKPTTLNQARRLESQSLDALADFMDLMSHLDSTLPTPDLHTAGPCRSGEFIWTGARVKDGLLDEMREEEHGSCSLERVFEIQAALEALAFHTCHTVVSGVMGTGQDLGEGCKDGVTEEVTSPVASHRQIFSFTHTSILEPSVSQRRYDINKTVFTSRAFSTMGNKQAIAVDYLPILRTICQSQRSQEQAGGWFQHYFSRIQLGLSKSTIQLLAEDFPY, from the exons ATGTTTGTATCAATTTTTACTAAGAAAGAGCACTTGGAGAGTGAAGGGACTCAAACTGGTTTTGACAAACAGCATCAACAAACTAAATCTAATGTGGTAGGCCTGTCTATCAAGCAGGGTTTCGAATTAGAAGTCACAGAGTCGAATTCAGCTTATCAGACAATGTCAACTACCCACTCTGTTTGGAGAGAGGAATTTTCTGGACCGGTCCAAAATAGATGCCTTGTAGAAATACAAGAGTCAAACCCTGTGTTCCCAGTCAAAAGAATCTTTGCCGCACTACAGAAGAAATACAAGGAACACAGTAAAGTGTTAAAATATCCTG CAGCAGCTTTGAGCAACCCTCCATCCATGCTAAACCCAGCGCTAGCCAAACGGAAACTTCATCAAAACGAGAGAGGAGACTCGGAGAAGCTTCCCAAGCGCTGGAGGTATGACTTGGAGGAGATGGCGAAGAAGGAGGCCCTTACCCTGGTCAGTGGTTCCCCTTCCGAATCTGCCAGTAGGAGCTCCGCGGTGTTTCCAGCAAGGGGCCAGCCCGGGAAGTGCAGGCTGAGCCGGACCCACAGGCTGAGGCAGCTGGAGGAGAGCCTTTGCCTGGGTCCGAGTGATGAACCAAAGCCTGACCAGGCACATCAACCAGACTCTGATGGGGCAACTCTAAGCTGCCACAGGAGAG AAGATAAACACATTGAAGATATGCTTTGGACGGACAAGTACTGCCCTCAGAACTCAAGCGAGGTCATCGGCAACTCCTCATCGGTGAAGAAGCTCCACAG TTGGCTAAGGAGGTGGAAACTGCGAGCGGAttgtgaagagaggagaagggacctggagaagagacaggaagacaacAGCAATG ACTCATGGGACTGCGGAGACTTCCAGGGAGATGCCTgtgtggaagaggagggagaagagctgTCCACCACCATGCTCATCACAGGTCCCTCCGGGGTGGGGAAGACGGCCTCTGTGTACGCCTGTGCCCTGGAGCTGGGCTTTAAG GTGTTCGAGGTGAACGCTTCCTGCCAGCGCAACGGTCGCCATGTGCTGACTCAGCTGAAAGAGGCCACCCAGTCCCACCTGGTGGACATTCAGGGACAAGCCCTCCTCAAACCTACTTACCTCAGGAACAGCAGCTCCACCAAACCTGACACCTTGTCTG GGACAGAAACCTCCTCAAGAAGGCTTGTCTCATCATCCAGGAAGTTTCCAAAACGGAACTCTTGCAGTGCAAGGCATAAAGGAAAGGGCAAGCAAGCTGCCATCACACTGGCCAACTTCTTCAAGATGAAGAGCAAAGCAGAGGGTATCGCTGTAGACGGTCTGTCATCTAAAAACACAGATATCCAGACTTCCTCTAACTACCCGTCACCAGACAATGAACAACCAGCAACCGGGGGACAGCATAAAATGACGACCACATCCCTTATTCTGTTTGAAGAG GTCGATATCATATTTGATGACGACGTGGGATTCCTCTCGGCGATCAAGACTTTTATGTCAACAACCAAAAGACCTGTGATCCTGACGACAGACG ATCCTTCATTCCGTGCAATATTCAACGCCAACTTCGAAGCGGTTCTTTTCAAAACGCCCTCAACG GTGAACGCGTGCAGCTACCTGCGGCTATTGTGTCTGGCCGAGAACATCAGGACGGAGCCTGGTGACATCACTTCCCTTCTTGAGGTGACCCGTGGTGACATCAGACGTAGCGTGTTGCAGGTGCAGTTGTGGGGCAGCAGTAGAGAGAAGCGGAGCCCTCAGACGGAAGCTCCGGAAACTTCCAAGGTTCCTGTAACGGTGGACCCCAAGTCTAAAGACCGCAGGCCTCTATGCCGTCTTCCTCATTGTGAGCTGAGATGTACTCCAAGCATGTTGGGTCTTCTTAATGCTGATCTCGGACAAGAGCTGGCGAACTTTCAGAAATCCTTGATGGATACGGAAGTTATAAAGCTCATGGAGGTGCTTAAAGAGAGTTGGAGGAGAGGCGTTCCTCTGCTGTACTCAAACCTGGAGCTCCTCTCACGCTCACCAGCTCGAACCCAACCTGCTTCACTCTCCATCCCAGAGGAAGTGGCTCAAACTGGGCCGCAGAATCATCCCAGACCGGTCGACATCCACCCCCAGACTCCAGAGCTAAGCTGCACCGCCCCCACCAGGACTTCTAGACTGAGTAGAAGGAAACGCGCCCGGGTTTCCGACCCCGGGTCCATTCACAGCGTTTCACCACAAAGAACCTCGCTGTCGTTGAACATTCATTCAAGGACCTCTGGCACTAATGACAAGCCTACGACTTTAAACCAGGCACGGAGGCTTGAATCCCAGAGTTTAGATGCCCTAGCTGACTTCATGGACCTTATGTCCCACCTGGATTCTACCCTTCCCACCCCAGACCTTCACACAGCCGGCCCATGTAGATCAGGAGAGTTCATCTGGACAGGGGCCCGGGTGAAAGACGGACTGCTGGATGAGATGCGAGAGGAGGAgcatgggagttgtagtttgGAGAGGGTGTTTGAGATCCAGGCTGCTCTTGAAGCGTTGGCCTTTCACACGTGCCACACTGTGGTGTCAGGGGTTATGGGGACAGGGCAGGAtttgggggaggggtgtaaggATGGGGTCACAGAGGAAGTCACTTCTCCAGTCGCTTCACACAgacagattttcagcttcacTCACACTTCAATTTTGGAACCAAG TGTGAGCCAAAGAAGATACGACATCAACAAGACGGTCTTCACAAGCAGAGCCTTTTCTACCATGGGCAACAAGCAGGCTATTGCAGTGGACTACCTGCCTATCCTGCGCACCATCTGTCAGTCACAAAGATCCCAGGAGCAGGCCGGTGGCTG GTTTCAGCATTACTTCAGCCGTATTCAACTTGGACTCTCAAAATCAACCATCCAGCTCCTTGCCGAAGACTTTCCTTATTGA